The genomic DNA CTGCGATCAGCTTCGCGCGAAACCGAGCGACGGCGGCATGGGGATCGGCAGCTTTGAGCACGGCACCGCTCAGTGCGACTTTGCGAATGCCGGTGTTAATTACTTCGTCGATGTTCTCAACTGTGATGCCGCCGATCGCGAAGGCGGGGAGCGTGATCTCGGCCGAGGCTTGGCGAAGGAACTCCAAGCCGGGGAAGTTATCGAATTGTTTCGTCTTCGAAGGAAACGTCGGGCCGAGGCCGAGGTAGTCGGCGCCGTCGGCGACCGCTTGACGTGCTTGTTCGATCGAATGAGTCGAGACGCCGATCAGCGTTTGCGGGCCGAGAATTCGTCGGGCGGCGTCGACCGTGAGCTCCTCTTGCCCGAGATGCACGCCATCGGCTTCCGAGAGCAGGGCGAGGTCCGGCCGATCGTTCATGATGAAGAGCGTTCGCCGGTCCGGGTGGCCGAAATCGCGGGTCGCTGCGCGCAAGGCTCGGGCTCGGGTCAGCAGCGTTCGGTCGTCGAGTTGCTTGTCGCGCAGTTGCAAAACATCGACACCTGCTTCGATCAGCGAGCGGGCGATCGCGACGAACGAGGCTTCGCTCTCGCGCCCGTCGAGCAATACATAGAGCGCGGCCGAGGCGAGTCGGGCGCGTCGCGAACAGTCGTCGCTTTCGATCGAGTAAGGTCGCGCAGCGCGGGCAGCGGTCGGCGTTTGAGCATCGAGCTGCCGCTGCAAGGTGTAGGCGCGGTAGCGGAGTTGCTCGCAGCGCGATGCCATAACGGGATCGAGCACCTTGCCGAATTCTTCGAGGCTCCGGAGCGATTCTTGCAGACGGCGGACGTTCGCCGCCGCAACATCGGCCAAATCGAGCCGGATCATCTCCGTCGGCGTCGAGAGTTCGGTTCCGACGTCGTGAATGGTATCGCGCGCGGCAAGTCGGGCCTTCATCGTCAGCGGCGCGAGCGCGGACGCTAGGTCGTGCCGCATTTGCTTGCAGAGCGCGGTGAGCGCACGATCGTCGAGCGCGAAGCGAACATAGTCTTCGACTACGCGCACTGCTTCTCCGGCCCGATTACCGGCGGCGTCGAGAATGCGGAGTAAGCGAACCTCGGCCGAACCGACGAGCAGGCTGTTCGCCTTCGGAGCAACCGCGAGTTCCGTTGAGCGATCATCGGCCAGCGGCAGCGAAGGCTCGTCGATCATATCTGCCAGCGGGATCGGCGAGTGGTCGATTCCGTAGCGGTCACAGATCTCGGCCTCCATCGCATCGGGATTCACCCCTCGGTCGCGGAGCCACAGGCCGACGTCGCCGTCGTCGGTCGCGAGCCCTAGCAGGAGGTGTTCGGTGGCAAGTTGACAGGTGCGCGGGTTTTCGTCGAGGCGGAGGATCGCGCCGTGGAAGGCGTTCTCAAGCTCCAGTGATAGCGGTCGCACGGCTCCGGCAATTCCGGGCTTCGCCGAATCGCGCACTTCCGCCTCGGGCCAACGTCGGTGAATCGTCTCTTCGTCGATCGCCGCGGCTTCCAAGACCTTGGCGGCGCGACACTCCGGCTCGCTCAGCAGGCCGAGTAAGACGTAGAACGGGCTCAGCTCGTTCCGGTCGCGCGGAAGACGACCGGCGGCGGCATGCAGGGCTCGCTCAGCGGCCGGAGTATATTGATAGGTCATAAACCGAGTGTGCCACAGGGCGGTGGGAAGGGCAACTCGGCAGCCGGCTCGAATTCGGTTTCGAGCGGCGTTCGGCGGTCGTGCCTAACCCTTTACCAGGCTTTTATTTGCCTTGATGGAAATAAAAGACGGGGGTAGAATCCCGGCGCTATCGTACCGTCACAAGCGGAAGAAGGAACGATCCGATGGGTGGGCAAAAGGATGGCCCAAAGCTCCGAGCGCCAAGCGTGGGGTATGGTTGGGTGTGGCCCGGCTTAGCCCCGCTATGGACCGGCGGGGAGTGGAGCGGATTCGGTTGGGCGGCCGGTTTCGGACTGGCCCTCAATGGAGTCGTCGCGGCGACATACGTTTACGACGATTGGATCGGTTCGACCTGGACTTGGTCTGCTTGGGCGAGCGTAGGCCTGTTTTGGATCGTGGGGGCGTTCGCGAATCGCCGCTGGTTGAAACGGTATGCCCGACGAGCTTCCGGCACGACCACGGCGACCGACTTGTATCCCGAGGCGTTCCACGAATACTTACAGGGAAATTGGTTCGCGGCCGAAACTAAGTGTCGAAACCTGATCAGGGCCAACCGCGACGACGCGGAGGCGCGACTGTTGTTAGCCACGCTGCTGCGGCATGTCGACCGACACGCGGAAGCACGCAAAGAACTGGATCTGCTGTCGAAACTGGATTCGGCCGCCAAATGGCGGATGGAAATAGGCCAAGAGCGTAAGCTACTGAACGAGCGGATCGAGGGAACACTAGACGCAACGACGTCGGACACGAACAATTTGGACGCCGCGAAGGAAGACGCCGAGGCCGGGTCGACGCCCGCAACCTATCGCGCGACCCGACTTGCGGCTTGATGCGTATAGAATGTCTGGATGAGAGGGCGAGCCTGCGAGAAAGAAATGGAAGCGGCTTGCACGAGAGACGGATGAAATTGTGAGACGAATGGATGTGAGACACGGATGGAAGCGAACGCAGTGCGAACGGGAATTGAGTGAGGCGTCTAAGGTTAGACCCAGGGAGTTGGAATAATGTACGAACGTTTTACCGATCGCGCGCGGAAAGTGATGCAACTGGCGAACCAGGAAGCGCAGCGATTCAACCACGAATACATCGGCACCGAGCATGTCTTGCTCGGGCTCATTAAAGAGGGGAGCGGCGTCGCGGCGAACGTGTTGAAGAACCTCGACGTCGACTTGCGGAAGATCCGCCTCGAAGTCGAGAAGCTTGTGCAAAGCGGTCCCGACATGGTGACCATGGGCAAGCTGCCGCAAACGCCTCGCGCGAAGAAAGTCATCGAATACTCGATGGAAGAGGCCCGCAACCTCGGGCACAACTACGTCGGCACCGAGCATATCTTGCTGGGCTTGTTGCGCGAACAAGAAGGGGTCGCGGCCCAGGTGTTGATGAACCTCGGGCTGAAGCTCGAAGAAGTTCGCGAGGAAGTTTTGAACTTGCTCGGCCACGGCATCGAAGGAAGTGAAGGGGGCGAACGCCAGCCTTCCGGCGGCGGTGCCGCAGGCACGAGCACTCCCGGCGAACCCGGCGCAACGGGCGGCAAGGGATCGAAGGCCTCGAAGACTCCGGCTCTCGATAGCTTCGGCCGCGACCTCACCGAACTGGCTCGGCAAACGAAACTCGATCCCGTCATCGGGCGCGAGAAGGAAATCGAGCGGGCGATTCAGATTCTCTGCCGCCGCACGAAGAACAATCCCGTGCTGTTGGGCGAGGCGGGGGTCGGCAAGACGGCCATCGTCGAAGGCCTTGCGCAGCGCGTCGTCGACGGTGAAGTGCCCGAGATCATGACGGACAAGCGGATCGTCGTGCTCGACTTGGCGATGATGGTCGCCGGCACGAAATACCGCGGTCAGTTCGAAGAGCGGATCAAAGCGGTGATGAACGAAGTTCGTCGCGCGAAGAATACGATCCTGTTCATCGATGAATTGCATACGCTCGTCGGTGCCGGTGGTGCGGAAGGGGCGATCGACGCCTCGAACGTGCTCAAGCCGGCTCTGGCCCGCGGTGAGATTCAATGCATCGGCGCCACCACGCTCGACGAGTATCGCAAGTACATCGAGAAGGATGCCGCGCTTGAGCGCCGCTTCCAAAAGATCTTGGTCGAGCCGTCGAGCAAGACCGAGACCATCGAGATTCTCAAAGGCCTGCGCGATCGTTACGAATCGCACCATCGAGTGCAGATCACGGACGACGCGCTCGACGCCGCGGTCGATCTTTCGAGCCGCTACGTCACCGACCGTTGCTTGCCGGATAAGGCGATCGACGTGATCGACGAAGCCGGCGCACGCGTGCGACTCAAGGCGATGACCAAGCCGCCGGATTTGAAGGAAATCGACGAGCAAGTCGAACGGCTCAATAAAGAGAAGGAAGAAGCGGTCGCCAATCAAGACTTCGAGAAGGCGGCGGCGCTGCGCGATCAGGCCGACAAGCTCAAGAAGAAAAAGCAGACGATCCTGAAGGATTGGCGCAACACATCGCGCGAGTCCGACGGCGTCGTCGATAAGGAAGTCATCGCCGAGGTGATCTCGAAGATGACCGGCGTTCCGCTCACCCGGATGACGACCGAAGACTCGATCCGCCTCATGGAGATGGAAGCCGAGCTGCATAAGAAGGTGATCAGCCAAAGCGAAGCCGTGAAGGCGATCTCGAAGGCCGTGCGCCGGAGCCGGAGCGGTTTGAAGGATCCGAAGCGTCCGACCGGAAGCTTCATCTTCGCCGGCCCGACCGGTGTCGGAAAGACGCACTTGGCGAAAGCGTTGGCCGAATATCTTTTCGGCGATGCCGAGGCGCTGATCCAGATCGACATGTCCGAGTATATGGAGAAGCACAACGTCAGTCGGCTTATCGGCGCTCCGCCGGGATACGTCGGCTTCGAAGAAGGGGGCCAGCTCACGGAGAAGATCCGTCGCCGTCCTTATTCGGTCGTGCTGCTCGACGAAATCGAGAAGGCGCATCCCGACGTGTTCAACATGCTGTTGCAGGTGATGGAAGAAGGCCGATTGACCGACAGCTTCGGTCGCCAGGTCGACTTCCGCAACACCGTGCTCATCATGACGACCAACGCCGGTGCCGAAGCGATCAAGAACGAAAGCCAATTCGGCTTCGAGGCGACGGTCGAGAAGGATGCTTCCTACGACGGCATGAAGCGCCGCGTGATGGACATCATCGAGAAGTTCTTCCGTCCGGAGTTCATCAATCGTTGCGACGACATCATCGTCTTCCGCCATCTCACGGTGGAAGACTTGAAGAGCGTCGTCGATTTGGAACTCTCGAAGGTCCGCGAACGTCTGCTCGAGCGCGGGCTCAAGCTCATCCTCACGGACGAAGCGAAGAAGCTCGTCATCAAGAAGGGCTCGAACACGGACATGGGAGCTCGTCCGCTTCGTCGCGCGATCGAGAACTACGTCGAAGATCCTTTGTCGGAAGAACTGCTTAAGGGCGAGTTCAACGGCAAGGATACGGTCTTCGTCGACGTGAAGGTCGTGGCCGACAAGAAGCAGTTGATCTTCGAAGGGCAAGTCACCACGGGCACCGATGCTCCGGTCGCAACTGCGGCTGCCGGCGGAAGCGATGCCGGCGGCGAAAGTGCCGGCTCGACTCCGTAGCGGATTCAAGTAGTCATAATTTCGTAGCGTCTTTCGCTACAACGAATAGCTCGCCAGCCGTTCGAGAAACCAACTGTTTCTCGGACGGCTGGCGGCGTTTTACGGCTCGCGAAGATAGCTGCCGATTCGCGGCCTTTCATCCCGTCAAACTCGCACTCACGTACCGAGTCGGCCTAGTCGATAATATCGGCACTGTGTAAATGTACGGTGGGGCTGCGCGCGCATGCCCGTGCCGGCGTCGAAATCGCTTCCTAGTGACGCGCTCGGCGATCCATTTCCCCTGCTCTTTCACGATCGAAACGCCTCTTTCATGTCGTCCGTCTCCGGATCATCCACCGAAATTCCACAAGCCAACGGCACGCGCTCGTTTGCGCAATCGGCCGTGGACTGGATCTCCGATCTCGGCGATGTCTTCATCGGCTACGTCGCGGCCTTAGGCGACCTCACGCTCTTCATCTTCTCGACGATGCGCTGGACCTTCACGCGCCTGCCGAAGCGCGAAACCCTGATGCCGAACTTCTACCAGATCGGCGTCCTGAGTCTTCCCGTCATCGCGCTGACGGGTACGTTCATCGGCATGGTCTTGGCCGTGCAAAGCTATGCGCAGTTCCGTGCGCTCCATATAGAAACGCGCCTCGGCGGCGTCATCAACCTCTCGCTGGTGCGCGAGCTCGGGCCGGTGCTGGCGGCGACGATGCTCGCCGGGCGCGTCGGCGGAGCGATGGCTGCCGAACTCGGCACGATGCGCGTCACCGAGCAGATCGACGCGCTCTCGAGCATGGGCGCCAACCCGATCCACTATCTTGTGGTCCCGCGTTTTCTCGGCTGCTTGATTCTCATCCCGACCCTCACGATCATGGCCGACTTCATGGGGGTCGTCGGCGGTTGGTTCTACAGCGTGCTGTTGTTGAAGATCGACTCACATCACTATTGGGCGAATTCGCAAGCGATGGTCGGCACGTTCGACGTCTTCAGCGGCATTCTCAAGAGTTTGTTCTTCGGTGCGGCGATCGCGCTCATCAGTTGCCATCGCGGGTTCCACTGCGCGCCCGGCGCGGAAGGGGTCGGCCGCGCGGCGACCGGCGCATTCGTGCATTCCTTCGTTATGATTCTCGCCATCGACCTCGGCCTCGGCATCGTGCTCGACGCGTTCTATCTGCTCCTCTGGCCCGAGGGAGTCGCTATTCTGTAGCGAGAGCTTCATGGTCGCAGCGGCGGAAGAACATTTCGAACACAATCACGACCACGATCCCAAACCGGAATCGGATCGCCCGCTCGTCGAGATCGAGGGGATGAGCGTCCGCTTCGGCAAGAACTGGGTGCTGCGTGACATCAACCTCGTGATTCCGCGCGGGCAGACGTTGGTGCTGCTCGGCGAAAGCGGCTGCGGCAAGACCGTATTGATGAAGACGATCATCGGCCTCGTGAAGCCCGTTGCTGGCCGCGTCTTGTACGACGGTCGCAACCTCGAAGATCTCAACGAGCGCGACATCACGAACCTGCGCACGCGGTTCGGTTTCGTGTTCCAGCAAGCCGCGTTGTTCGACAGCATGACGATCGAGCAGAACGTCGCTTTCCCGCTGCGGCAGCATACGAATAAAGGTCGCGAAGAGCGTCGGCGAATCGTCATGCAGCGGCTCGCCGAAGTCGGGCTGCCGGATAATGTCTGCTTTAAGAAACCGGCCGAACTCTCGGGCGGCATGCGCAAGCGCGTCGGGCTGGCGCGGGCGTTGGCCTTGAATCCCGAGATCATGCTCTACGACGAACCGACGACCGGGCTCGACCCGATCATGAGCGACGTCATCAACGAATTGATCCTTCGCGTTCGACGGCAATATCCGGTGACGAGCATCGTCGTGACGCACGACATGCACTCGGCTCGCAAGGTGGCCGATCGGGTCGTGATGCTCTATCCGCAGCTCCGTTTGAAGAATGGAGAGCCGCAAATGATCTACGATGGCCCGCCCGAGGGAATGGAAAAGTCGCCCGATCGGCGCGTCGTGCAATTCGTACGCGGCGAAGCGGGCGAACGGCTTATGGAAATGCGCGACCGCGGAGTGTTGACCGATTAGCTTTCCTCTGTGACAGCCTCGGATTCGTCTGCGATATAACTAGACCAAGTTTCACAACGCCCCACTTAACCTTTCACGTTTAGCGATCGATGGACGAACGAACCGTACAATTCCGCGTCGGTGTGATGGTGCTCGCCACACTCATCATTCTCGCGATATTGTTGCTGTTGTTCGGCGATCTGCCGTCGCTCGTGAAGGGGACGTACACCGTTCGCTTCGCCTTTCCGCAAGCGCCGGGCGTTTCCGTCGACACGCCGGTGCGCGTCAACGGCATCCTCATCGGTCGGGTTCGTGAAGTCGAGCTCGACGACAAAGTCGGCGTGATGGTGACGGCTAAGATCGAAGAAAAGTACCATCTCTACAAAACGCAGATGGGACGCATCGGCGGCTCGCTCTTAGGCGATGCGGTAATCGAGATCATCGCCGATCCGGAACCGAAGCCGCGCGAGGAAGTCAAAGACGGCGATACCCTCTCGGGCGTCGTCGCGAAGGATCCGTTTCAGGCGTTGACGAACCTCGAATCGACCGTCTCCGTTGCCGTCGCTTCGATCGCCAAAACCAGCGACGAGATCGGCATTCTGGCGCTGCGCGCCAATCGCTTCTTCGACGCCAACGAAGGTCAGATCACGCGAATCGTCGCCGAGACGCAGTCGACGATCGTGCAGCTTCGCTCGGCCATCGCCAACGCCGACGCCTTCATCAATGATCCCGTCATGCGCGAGAACCTGACGAAGACGATCAACGACATGCCGCGCGTGCTCAATACGCTCACCGATACGATCGGAAGCTTGAAGAACACGATGATGCTCGCGGATCGGAACTTGAATAACTTGGAGGGGATCACGAAGCCGCTCGGCGAGCGCGGGCCGAAGCTGATCGAGAACGTCGATCGCGCGGCGATCCAACTAGAGACGGTGCTCACCGAGCTCGCCGGCTTCACGCGACAGCTCACGAATTCGCAGGGCTCGTTGTCGCGCTTCGTCAACGACGCCGCGTTGTACGACAACGTTTCGACGACGATTCAGAACGTCAACGATCTGTCGCGCGATTTGAAGCCGATTCTGAACGACCTCCGCGTCTTCAGCGACAAGGCCGCACGCCATCCCGAACAATTCGGCGTCCGCGGCCTCATCCAACAAAACTCGGGCATCAAGTAGCGGGCAGTGGTCAGTGGCCAGTGATCGGTGGTCAGTCGATACAGTAATGCCGCAACGGCCGTCCCCTCGCTTGCGGTTTCGCGAACCACTCAACAACCCCAAGCACACGACGATTGTTTGCTCCTCCAGGTGCATCCAGTTATACTTGTGGCGTCGCTCCTTCCTGCTCGACTTCCGGCCTTCCCTCATGCCTCGGCTTTCCTTCCACGACCGATCGCGGCGAGAGTTCTTGCGACTCGGCGGCCTCGGCCTGCCGCTCGTCGGCGGGCTCGCACAGTTCGCTGCTCGAAGTGCGGCAGGCGAAGAAAAGTCGTCGATCATCCATTCGCCGGGGTTCGGCCGCGCGAAGTCGGTGTTGCTCGTCTACTGTTGCGGCGGACAGAGCCAGATCGACACCTGGGACCCCAAGCCCGAGGCTCCGGCCGAAGTGCGCGGCGAGTTTCGTTCGATCGCGACGGCGACGCCGGGCACATACGTCGGCGAGCTCATGCCCGAGATCGCGAAGCTCACCGATCGGTTTACCATCGTCCGCTCGATGTCGCATCTCGATCTCGATCACGGCTCGGCGACTTACCTGAGCCTCACCGGAAAATACTTTCGCACGATCTCAAGCAACCCGGATCCGGCTCCGACCGACGAACCGACGCTCGGCGCGGTCTTGCGCAAGGTGCGCCCGAGCACGAAATTCCCTTACGATGCCGTGCATCTCAACGCTCCGCTCCTCTCGCCGCAAGACCCTGGTGCCGGGCAAGGTGCCGGCTTTCTCGGCGCGAAATGCGAGCCGATGGTGCTCGGCAACGTCACCGAGCCCGGCGCGGTGCTGCCCGACTTGCAATCGCAGCCTGAGTTGCCGTCGGTTCGGTTGCACGAACGGCAATCGTTAAAGCGGGCTCTCGACGCCTATGCTCGCGACTTGGGATCCGACCCGCGCGTGCGCGACTCGAACACCCTCTATTCGCAAGCACTCGAATTGCTCGACGCGCCGCAAAGCCGCACCGCATTCGATCTCGACCAAGAGCCGGCGGCGCTCCGCGATCGCTACGGCCGCAACCAGTCGGGCCAAGCCCTGCTGATGGCGCGGCGGTTGGTCGAAGCCGGCCTGCCGCTCGTCACCGTGTTTTGGAGCCCGAGCAATCGCGGCCAAGATAAGCAGCCCGACATTACCGACGCGTATGGTTGGGATACGCACAACGATATCTTCGACGCGCTCCGGCAACACTTGATGCCGCGCTTCGATCAAGGCTTCTCCGCCTTGATGAGCGATCTCTCCGAGCGCGGCTTGCTCGACACGACGCTCGTCGTCTGTCTGGGCGAATTCGGCCGCGCGCCGGTGATCGCGCTCGAGCGCAAGTTCAAGGGGAGCTCGCCCGGCAGAAAGCATTGGGCCAACGTCTACTCGGTCGTGTTCGCGGGCGCGGGGGTGAGCGAAGGGAAGGTGCTCGGCAAGTCCGACCGGATCGGCGGACGGCCCGACTCCGAACGGTATGGCCCTTGGGATACCGTCGCGACGATCTATTCGGCGCTGGGAATTGATCCGGCCGGCCATTACACTGACCCGCTCGGCAGACCGATCCCACTGTCCGTCGGTCGACCGATCGCCGGGTTGTATTGAAGCCCGCCGGCGACTCCTGCCTCGAAGCCGTGCCCGACGAAAGGAAGCTTGCGCCGTGATTTTCGATCGCTTGGAAAACGCCGAACTCTATACTCCGCTGCATCCCGGTTTCGCACCCGCGTTCGCCTATCTCCGCACGGCCGATTTCACGGGCCTGGAGCAAGGGCGCCACGAAGTCGACGGCGAGCGGTTGTTCGTCATGCTCGGGCGCGAGCCGGGCCAAGGTCGCGAGCGGCGGAAGCTCGAGTTCCACGAGCGCTACATCGACATCCAATGCGTGCTTTCGGGCAGCGATGAGATCGGCTGGCGCTCTTCGGAGAATTGCCGCGAACTCGATCAGCCGTACGACCCCAAGCGTGAAGTCGGCTTCTACAAGGAGCGGCCCGAAACCTACTTCACGGTCGGCGAGCGCGAGTTCGCGATCTTCTATCCCACCGATCCGCACGCGCCCCTCTCCGGCAGCGGGCCGATGCTCAAGGCCGTGATGAAAGTGTTGATCGATTGGAAGTAGCTCGCTCGAATGGAACTCGCTGCCTACTCCCCTCCCGCCTGTGAAAGCACCTCATGAGTCAGACGATCGACACCGCAATGCGCCCCTCGCGAATTCGCTTCGGAGTTCTCAGCGCGACTACGGCGGCGTCGGTCATTCTCTACGTGCATCGCGCGTTCGTAGCCGAGATCTTGAAGTTTCCACAGGTTCGCGCCGATCTCCACCTCACCGATGCGGACGTGACGTGGATTCTCTCGGCGTTCTTTTGGTCGTATGCC from Planctomycetia bacterium includes the following:
- a CDS encoding thiamine phosphate synthase — translated: MTYQYTPAAERALHAAAGRLPRDRNELSPFYVLLGLLSEPECRAAKVLEAAAIDEETIHRRWPEAEVRDSAKPGIAGAVRPLSLELENAFHGAILRLDENPRTCQLATEHLLLGLATDDGDVGLWLRDRGVNPDAMEAEICDRYGIDHSPIPLADMIDEPSLPLADDRSTELAVAPKANSLLVGSAEVRLLRILDAAGNRAGEAVRVVEDYVRFALDDRALTALCKQMRHDLASALAPLTMKARLAARDTIHDVGTELSTPTEMIRLDLADVAAANVRRLQESLRSLEEFGKVLDPVMASRCEQLRYRAYTLQRQLDAQTPTAARAARPYSIESDDCSRRARLASAALYVLLDGRESEASFVAIARSLIEAGVDVLQLRDKQLDDRTLLTRARALRAATRDFGHPDRRTLFIMNDRPDLALLSEADGVHLGQEELTVDAARRILGPQTLIGVSTHSIEQARQAVADGADYLGLGPTFPSKTKQFDNFPGLEFLRQASAEITLPAFAIGGITVENIDEVINTGIRKVALSGAVLKAADPHAAVARFRAKLIAAS
- a CDS encoding ATP-dependent Clp protease ATP-binding subunit gives rise to the protein MYERFTDRARKVMQLANQEAQRFNHEYIGTEHVLLGLIKEGSGVAANVLKNLDVDLRKIRLEVEKLVQSGPDMVTMGKLPQTPRAKKVIEYSMEEARNLGHNYVGTEHILLGLLREQEGVAAQVLMNLGLKLEEVREEVLNLLGHGIEGSEGGERQPSGGGAAGTSTPGEPGATGGKGSKASKTPALDSFGRDLTELARQTKLDPVIGREKEIERAIQILCRRTKNNPVLLGEAGVGKTAIVEGLAQRVVDGEVPEIMTDKRIVVLDLAMMVAGTKYRGQFEERIKAVMNEVRRAKNTILFIDELHTLVGAGGAEGAIDASNVLKPALARGEIQCIGATTLDEYRKYIEKDAALERRFQKILVEPSSKTETIEILKGLRDRYESHHRVQITDDALDAAVDLSSRYVTDRCLPDKAIDVIDEAGARVRLKAMTKPPDLKEIDEQVERLNKEKEEAVANQDFEKAAALRDQADKLKKKKQTILKDWRNTSRESDGVVDKEVIAEVISKMTGVPLTRMTTEDSIRLMEMEAELHKKVISQSEAVKAISKAVRRSRSGLKDPKRPTGSFIFAGPTGVGKTHLAKALAEYLFGDAEALIQIDMSEYMEKHNVSRLIGAPPGYVGFEEGGQLTEKIRRRPYSVVLLDEIEKAHPDVFNMLLQVMEEGRLTDSFGRQVDFRNTVLIMTTNAGAEAIKNESQFGFEATVEKDASYDGMKRRVMDIIEKFFRPEFINRCDDIIVFRHLTVEDLKSVVDLELSKVRERLLERGLKLILTDEAKKLVIKKGSNTDMGARPLRRAIENYVEDPLSEELLKGEFNGKDTVFVDVKVVADKKQLIFEGQVTTGTDAPVATAAAGGSDAGGESAGSTP
- a CDS encoding ABC transporter permease; its protein translation is MSSVSGSSTEIPQANGTRSFAQSAVDWISDLGDVFIGYVAALGDLTLFIFSTMRWTFTRLPKRETLMPNFYQIGVLSLPVIALTGTFIGMVLAVQSYAQFRALHIETRLGGVINLSLVRELGPVLAATMLAGRVGGAMAAELGTMRVTEQIDALSSMGANPIHYLVVPRFLGCLILIPTLTIMADFMGVVGGWFYSVLLLKIDSHHYWANSQAMVGTFDVFSGILKSLFFGAAIALISCHRGFHCAPGAEGVGRAATGAFVHSFVMILAIDLGLGIVLDAFYLLLWPEGVAIL
- a CDS encoding ABC transporter ATP-binding protein, which encodes MVAAAEEHFEHNHDHDPKPESDRPLVEIEGMSVRFGKNWVLRDINLVIPRGQTLVLLGESGCGKTVLMKTIIGLVKPVAGRVLYDGRNLEDLNERDITNLRTRFGFVFQQAALFDSMTIEQNVAFPLRQHTNKGREERRRIVMQRLAEVGLPDNVCFKKPAELSGGMRKRVGLARALALNPEIMLYDEPTTGLDPIMSDVINELILRVRRQYPVTSIVVTHDMHSARKVADRVVMLYPQLRLKNGEPQMIYDGPPEGMEKSPDRRVVQFVRGEAGERLMEMRDRGVLTD
- a CDS encoding MlaD family protein; the protein is MDERTVQFRVGVMVLATLIILAILLLLFGDLPSLVKGTYTVRFAFPQAPGVSVDTPVRVNGILIGRVREVELDDKVGVMVTAKIEEKYHLYKTQMGRIGGSLLGDAVIEIIADPEPKPREEVKDGDTLSGVVAKDPFQALTNLESTVSVAVASIAKTSDEIGILALRANRFFDANEGQITRIVAETQSTIVQLRSAIANADAFINDPVMRENLTKTINDMPRVLNTLTDTIGSLKNTMMLADRNLNNLEGITKPLGERGPKLIENVDRAAIQLETVLTELAGFTRQLTNSQGSLSRFVNDAALYDNVSTTIQNVNDLSRDLKPILNDLRVFSDKAARHPEQFGVRGLIQQNSGIK
- a CDS encoding DUF1501 domain-containing protein, producing the protein MPRLSFHDRSRREFLRLGGLGLPLVGGLAQFAARSAAGEEKSSIIHSPGFGRAKSVLLVYCCGGQSQIDTWDPKPEAPAEVRGEFRSIATATPGTYVGELMPEIAKLTDRFTIVRSMSHLDLDHGSATYLSLTGKYFRTISSNPDPAPTDEPTLGAVLRKVRPSTKFPYDAVHLNAPLLSPQDPGAGQGAGFLGAKCEPMVLGNVTEPGAVLPDLQSQPELPSVRLHERQSLKRALDAYARDLGSDPRVRDSNTLYSQALELLDAPQSRTAFDLDQEPAALRDRYGRNQSGQALLMARRLVEAGLPLVTVFWSPSNRGQDKQPDITDAYGWDTHNDIFDALRQHLMPRFDQGFSALMSDLSERGLLDTTLVVCLGEFGRAPVIALERKFKGSSPGRKHWANVYSVVFAGAGVSEGKVLGKSDRIGGRPDSERYGPWDTVATIYSALGIDPAGHYTDPLGRPIPLSVGRPIAGLY
- a CDS encoding YhcH/YjgK/YiaL family protein; its protein translation is MIFDRLENAELYTPLHPGFAPAFAYLRTADFTGLEQGRHEVDGERLFVMLGREPGQGRERRKLEFHERYIDIQCVLSGSDEIGWRSSENCRELDQPYDPKREVGFYKERPETYFTVGEREFAIFYPTDPHAPLSGSGPMLKAVMKVLIDWK